The following is a genomic window from Armatimonadota bacterium.
AGCAGCCGGCCGAGCGCGGATTCAAGTCTTGACCAGGAGGCCGTTCCGTGACCACACCGGAGATCGTGCAAGCCACGCAGGAGATGATCCGCGCCGACAAGCCGTTCGTGCTCGCGACCGTGGACGCCGGCGGCGTCCCGCAAATGCGCTGGATGGGCGCGGCGATGCTCGACGAGCCGCTGACGGTCTTTATGGCCGCAGGCGCGAACTCGCGCAAGATGGACCAGATGCGCGCCCACCCGCAGTCGCAGCTCATGTTCCAGGACGAGGACTTCACGCGGGTCGCGACCCTGAGCGGGACGTGCGAGGTCGTGGGGGATATCGAGACTAAGCGCCGCGTGTGGCAGGGCATCCCCGCCGCCGCGCACTACCACTCCGCGCCGGAGGACCCGACCTTCGGCGTCATCAAGTTCGTCTGCCGCCGCGTCGAACTGCTCAACATCAAGGAGAGCCATACCCCGGCCGTGGTCGAACTGTGACCTCCGCCGGGTCGAACTCCTCCCCCTCTCGGGGG
Proteins encoded in this region:
- a CDS encoding pyridoxamine 5'-phosphate oxidase family protein; its protein translation is MTTPEIVQATQEMIRADKPFVLATVDAGGVPQMRWMGAAMLDEPLTVFMAAGANSRKMDQMRAHPQSQLMFQDEDFTRVATLSGTCEVVGDIETKRRVWQGIPAAAHYHSAPEDPTFGVIKFVCRRVELLNIKESHTPAVVEL